One Phoenix dactylifera cultivar Barhee BC4 chromosome 8, palm_55x_up_171113_PBpolish2nd_filt_p, whole genome shotgun sequence genomic window carries:
- the LOC113463310 gene encoding cell wall integrity and stress response component 1, translating to MDRHHHHHRHRRHHHHHNAGHQVSSFNLSGCMKLPQIKDTTTKITPGTATSSSCPPPKKNHHRGRHHFVTADPSSPKIGCMGQIKRKSKSSSSTTTTSSSSSSSSSSYSPSLSTSSSDSKSRNKLFGLKRAFMARSVGSQASSKVRDDRGGVSMVVNVADLDPPLPVVRRRPGSDGNSVGLWERRCGGEALAGLQLEQPRLYLYASVL from the coding sequence ATGGaccgccaccaccaccaccaccgccaccgccgccaccaccaccaccacaacGCTGGCCACCAAGTCAGCTCCTTCAATCTGTCAGGGTGCATGAAACTTCCTCAAATCAAAGACACCACCACAAAGATAACCCCGGGcaccgccacctcctcctcctgtcCTCCTCCGAAGAAAAATCACCATCGCGGCCGCCACCACTTTGTGACCGCCGACCCCTCGTCCCCGAAAATTGGCTGCATGGGCCAGATCAAAAGGAAAAGCAAGTCATCTagctccaccaccaccacctcctcctcctcctcctcctcctcctcctcctactcGCCGTCGTTGAGCACTAGTTCTTCGGATTCGAAAAGCCGAAACAAGTTGTTCGGGCTCAAGAGGGCCTTCATGGCGAGGAGCGTGGGGTCGCAGGCGAGCTCGAAGGTCAGGGATGATCGCGGCGGCGTGTCGATGGTGGTTAACGTGGCGGATTTGGACCCGCCATTGCCGGTGGTGAGGCGGCGACCGGGGAGCGACGGGAATTCGGTCGGCTTGTGGGAGAGGAGATGCGGTGGGGAGGCGTTGGCGGGTCTCCAGCTTGAGCAGCCGCGGCTTTACCTCTATGCCTCTGTCCTGTAG
- the LOC103716024 gene encoding uncharacterized protein LOC103716024, giving the protein MTSRTTQANGSHYRLRPYLPAGSRADYLGPSSYASSSAASFKGCCCCLFLLLTFLALLAIAAILVIVLAVKPKKPEFDLQQVAVQYLLVAPAAAAVAAGTTTSAPPAAYLSLNITLLFTAENPNKVGIRYGETKFVVMYRGVPLGVATVPGFEQPAHSTRLLQTWVSVSRFNVLQADAVDLIGDATVNDRVELRVTGDIGARIRVLGFTSPRVQVSVDCAIVISPRKQSVTDKRCGVDGLNV; this is encoded by the exons ATGACGTCTCGGACGACCCAGGCCAATGGCAGCCACTACCGCCTCCGCCCATACCTTCCGGCTGGCAGCCGCGCCGATTACTTAGGTCCATCCTCCTATGCCTCCTCCTCCGCGGCCTCCTTCAagggctgctgctgctgcctcttcctcctcctcaccTTCCTCGCTCTCCTTGCCATCGCTGCCATCCTCGTCATCGTCCTCGCCGTCAAGCCCAAGAAGCCCGAGTTTGATCTCCAGCAGGTCGCCGTCCAGTACCTCCTCGtcgcccccgccgccgccgccgtcgctGCCGGAACCACCACCTCCGCCCCTCCGGCGGCGTACCTCTCCCTCAACATCACGCTGCTGTTCACCGCGGAGAACCCGAACAAAGTGGGGATCCGGTACGGGGAGACGAAGTTCGTGGTGATGTATCGCGGGGTGCCGCTGGGCGTGGCGACGGTGCCCGGGTTCGAGCAGCCGGCCCATTCGACCCGGCTGCTCCAGACCTGGGTCAGCGTCTCCCGGTTCAATGTCCTCCAGGCCGACGCCGTCGACCTCATCGGCGACGCCACCGTCAACGACCGCGTCGAGCTCCGCGTCACCGGCGACATCGGTGCCAGGATCCGCGTCCTCGGCTTCACCTCCCCCCGAGTCCAG GTATCGGTGGATTGCGCGATTGTGATCAGTCCGCGGAAGCAGTCGGTGACCGACAAGCGGTGCGGGGTCGACGGACTGAACGTCTGA